Proteins co-encoded in one Paraburkholderia edwinii genomic window:
- a CDS encoding DNA-binding protein, with the protein MDTTPNGNAEQKFQELLAKLTTTPEWTEKQQLELEMARDISVEMLRLAEVMRDGSVDLETVLIMLKYAKVLDFVMSTLASRRDIKPQTLRVIFKLAGLKVDEAYPG; encoded by the coding sequence ATGGATACGACACCCAACGGAAACGCGGAGCAGAAGTTTCAGGAACTGCTCGCGAAACTAACGACGACTCCGGAATGGACCGAGAAACAGCAGCTCGAGCTCGAAATGGCGCGCGATATCTCGGTCGAGATGCTGCGTCTTGCCGAGGTCATGCGCGACGGCAGCGTCGATCTCGAGACGGTTCTGATCATGCTCAAGTACGCCAAAGTGCTCGACTTTGTGATGTCGACACTCGCTTCACGGCGCGATATCAAACCGCAAACGCTGCGGGTGATCTTCAAGCTTGCGGGGTTGAAAGTTGATGAGGCGTATCCGGGGTAA
- a CDS encoding class I SAM-dependent methyltransferase, with the protein MSSKNYEIRPNQSVELLKELHILTRDGKMNQDSRRKLKQVYHLFQFIEPLLQDVKQTKGSVSLVDHGAGKSYLGFILYDLFFKDLRDNSHIYGIETREELVAKSEELAARLGFGGMSFLNLSVAESIESDRLPPTIDIVTALHACNTATDDAIRFALQKRAQYVVVVPCCQAEVAGVLKRNKSKSLGNALTEIWRHPLHTREFGSQITNVLRCLQLEAHGYQVNVTELVGWEHSMKNELIIAHYKDLPRRKPTERLHEVMETFGLDELRERFFVDA; encoded by the coding sequence ATGTCCAGTAAAAATTACGAGATCCGGCCCAATCAATCCGTCGAACTGCTAAAGGAACTGCACATCCTGACGCGCGACGGCAAGATGAATCAGGACAGCCGCCGCAAACTCAAGCAGGTCTATCACCTGTTCCAGTTTATCGAGCCGCTGCTGCAAGATGTAAAGCAAACGAAAGGCTCGGTGTCGCTCGTCGATCACGGCGCGGGAAAATCCTATCTCGGCTTTATTCTGTATGACCTTTTCTTCAAGGATCTGCGCGATAACTCGCACATCTACGGCATCGAGACGCGCGAAGAACTCGTCGCGAAGTCGGAGGAACTGGCCGCACGGCTTGGCTTTGGCGGGATGTCTTTTCTGAATCTGTCAGTGGCCGAATCGATCGAGTCGGACCGGCTGCCGCCGACCATCGACATCGTGACTGCGCTGCACGCCTGCAACACCGCCACCGACGATGCGATCCGTTTCGCGCTGCAAAAGCGCGCGCAGTACGTCGTCGTGGTGCCGTGCTGTCAGGCGGAGGTGGCGGGTGTGCTCAAGCGCAACAAGAGCAAGTCGCTTGGCAATGCCCTAACCGAAATCTGGCGCCATCCACTGCATACACGAGAGTTCGGCAGCCAGATCACCAATGTGCTGCGTTGTCTGCAACTCGAGGCGCACGGCTATCAGGTGAACGTCACCGAGCTGGTCGGCTGGGAACACTCGATGAAGAACGAGCTGATCATCGCGCACTACAAGGATTTGCCGCGACGCAAACCGACCGAGCGGTTGCACGAAGTGATGGAGACGTTCGGTCTCGACGAATTGCGCGAGCGGTTTTTCGTCGACGCCTGA
- a CDS encoding UxaA family hydrolase, which translates to MPTESVAAQSVHSTIRLHPNDDVIIATRQLVPGMRIEAEDLVVAGLIPPGHKVATRAIAKGEPVKRYNQIIGVARDAIARGQHVHVHNLGMAEFAREHEFGIDVHATDFADPPAHFMGIRRADGRIATRNFIGVLTSVNCSATVARAIADHFRRDVNPHALADYPNVDGVIALTHGLGCGIDTLGEGMKILRRTLAGYAVHPNFASVLFVGLGCEANQIGGVLESGGLKDDQPKLRSFTIQDSGGTRKTIERGIAMVREMLADANRATREPVPASYLNIGLQCGGSDGYSGISANPALGAAVDRVVRHGGTAILSETPEVYGAEHLLTRRAVSREVGEKLLARIAWWQDYCARNDAALDNNPSAGNKVGGLTTILEKSLGAVAKGGTTNLVDVYEYAQPITAKGFVFMDSPGYDPMSATGQVASGANLICFTTGRGSAYGCAPSPSLKLATNTALWERQQDDMDINCGGVIDGTASIDELGEAIFRMMLDCASGTRSKSEVHGYGQNEFVPWQVGVVT; encoded by the coding sequence ATGCCGACTGAATCAGTTGCAGCGCAATCCGTTCATTCCACCATCCGCCTTCATCCCAACGACGACGTCATCATCGCGACGCGGCAGCTCGTGCCGGGCATGCGCATCGAGGCGGAAGACCTCGTCGTCGCAGGACTGATTCCGCCGGGCCATAAGGTTGCGACACGCGCGATTGCAAAGGGTGAGCCGGTCAAGCGCTACAACCAGATTATCGGCGTCGCGCGCGACGCGATCGCGCGTGGCCAGCACGTGCACGTGCACAACCTCGGTATGGCGGAATTCGCGCGCGAGCACGAGTTCGGCATCGATGTGCATGCAACGGATTTCGCCGACCCACCCGCGCATTTCATGGGCATCCGCCGCGCGGACGGCCGCATTGCAACGCGCAATTTCATCGGCGTGCTGACAAGCGTCAACTGTTCCGCGACCGTGGCGCGCGCCATCGCCGATCATTTCCGGCGCGACGTGAACCCGCACGCGCTCGCCGACTATCCGAACGTCGACGGGGTGATCGCGCTCACGCATGGTCTCGGCTGCGGCATCGATACGCTCGGCGAAGGCATGAAGATTCTGCGCCGCACATTGGCGGGCTATGCCGTGCATCCAAACTTCGCGTCGGTGCTGTTTGTCGGCCTCGGCTGCGAGGCGAATCAGATCGGCGGCGTGCTCGAATCGGGCGGCCTCAAGGACGACCAGCCGAAGCTGCGCAGCTTCACAATTCAGGATAGCGGCGGCACGCGCAAGACCATCGAGCGCGGCATCGCGATGGTGCGCGAGATGCTCGCCGACGCGAATCGCGCCACGCGCGAGCCGGTGCCGGCGTCGTATCTGAACATCGGGCTGCAATGCGGCGGCTCCGACGGCTACTCGGGCATTTCGGCGAACCCCGCGCTCGGCGCGGCCGTCGACCGGGTCGTGCGGCATGGCGGCACCGCGATTCTCTCCGAGACGCCGGAAGTCTACGGCGCCGAGCATCTACTGACGCGTCGCGCGGTGAGCCGCGAGGTCGGCGAGAAGCTGCTCGCGCGCATCGCGTGGTGGCAGGACTACTGCGCGCGCAACGACGCCGCGCTCGACAACAATCCGTCGGCCGGCAACAAGGTGGGCGGCCTCACGACGATCCTCGAAAAATCGCTCGGCGCCGTCGCCAAGGGCGGTACGACCAATCTCGTCGACGTCTACGAATACGCGCAGCCGATCACCGCGAAAGGTTTCGTGTTTATGGACTCGCCCGGCTACGACCCGATGTCGGCGACGGGCCAGGTCGCGTCGGGCGCGAACCTGATCTGCTTCACGACCGGCCGCGGCTCCGCGTACGGCTGCGCGCCGTCGCCGTCGCTCAAGCTCGCGACCAACACCGCGCTGTGGGAGCGTCAGCAGGACGATATGGACATCAACTGCGGCGGCGTCATCGACGGCACGGCATCGATCGACGAACTCGGCGAAGCGATCTTCCGGATGATGCTCGACTGCGCGTCAGGCACGCGCTCGAAAAGCGAAGTGCACGGGTATGGGCAGAATGAGTTCGTGCCCTGGCAAGTGGGCGTGGTGACCTGA